One window of Proteiniborus ethanoligenes genomic DNA carries:
- a CDS encoding cob(I)yrinic acid a,c-diamide adenosyltransferase codes for MGVYTKTGDKGQTSLFDNKRVDKDDFRVESYGTIDELNTFLGLSKNYINDKGIFSLIHGIQRKLFDVGAELATEESSKRPMVIKEEDVIFLEKKIDEYTEKIEKPNYFIIPGEGKVSAHLHVARTVCRRAERRIITLSKATDINPYLIKYINRLSDLIYILSRCTENRFEKVEFNKE; via the coding sequence ATGGGCGTTTATACTAAAACAGGAGACAAGGGTCAAACAAGTTTGTTTGATAACAAAAGAGTAGATAAAGATGACTTTAGAGTTGAGAGCTATGGAACTATAGATGAACTAAATACCTTTTTAGGATTATCTAAAAACTATATTAATGATAAGGGGATATTTAGTCTTATTCATGGAATACAAAGAAAGCTATTTGATGTAGGTGCTGAGCTAGCTACAGAGGAATCCTCTAAAAGACCCATGGTAATAAAAGAAGAGGATGTGATTTTTTTAGAGAAAAAAATAGATGAGTATACTGAAAAAATAGAGAAGCCTAACTATTTCATAATACCTGGTGAAGGTAAGGTATCAGCCCATTTGCATGTGGCTAGGACTGTTTGTAGAAGAGCTGAGAGAAGGATAATTACTTTATCAAAAGCAACAGACATAAACCCTTATCTAATTAAATATATAAATAGGCTTTCAGACCTAATATATATATTGTCAAGATGCACAGAAAATAGATTTGAAAAAGTTGAATTTAATAAGGAATAG
- a CDS encoding DUF5362 family protein, which translates to MDNFNQPAYATPDRSLLETLSKWSGFVGIMTIISGAFICLGAITTFGVSLIPGIITIILGVKLRGAKTSIDKYLSGDAREINGIFENLGSYLKLQGILIIISLVLVVLSIIIGIVVGAALFNSFGGYY; encoded by the coding sequence TGGATAACTTTAATCAACCAGCATATGCTACGCCAGATAGGAGTTTACTAGAAACCTTAAGTAAGTGGTCTGGATTTGTAGGTATTATGACTATTATAAGTGGTGCTTTTATATGTTTAGGTGCAATAACCACTTTTGGAGTTTCTTTAATTCCTGGAATCATTACAATTATACTAGGCGTAAAGCTTAGAGGAGCTAAAACATCTATAGACAAGTACTTATCAGGTGATGCAAGAGAAATCAACGGTATTTTTGAGAATTTAGGTTCATATTTAAAGCTTCAAGGTATTTTAATCATAATATCATTAGTTCTAGTTGTTCTATCTATAATAATAGGTATTGTAGTTGGAGCTGCTCTATTTAACTCTTTTGGAGGATATTACTAG